One genomic window of Biomphalaria glabrata chromosome 9, xgBioGlab47.1, whole genome shotgun sequence includes the following:
- the LOC129928415 gene encoding putative methyltransferase DDB_G0268948 — translation MSGELPWCDQYLVGNTAVLGPVPCLEHCEIFPKTGPETDEVIHSFYTGKQMARSYAAYRPRYPADIFDTIMSYHEQIITSGHQLAVDVCCGTGQSTLPLTKLFHQVVGVDVSEDQIENMPKGIPNLTTYVGLAEDLNMIESGTVDLVTIATGLHWVNTKKFLLEAKRVLKPGGTFAAYTWLMDQLDDAEANKYYRQAFALFKDYYTSRPMLAMEKYQSIEFPFNNIRRFDIPMREEMSIDQFVGCIQSIHATNLYYQDHPGTTVLEEIRSKMTSLLSADGKRDTEVKVQMTKHFFLLLGRNK, via the exons ATGTCTGGGGAACTACCATGGTGTGACCAGTACCTTGTTGGGAACACTGCTGTATTAGGGCCAGTACCTTGTTTGGAACACTGCG AAATCTTTCCCAAAACTGGACCGGAAACAGATGAAGTCATTCATTCGTTTTACACAGGGAAACAGATGGCCCGAAGTTACGCTGCGTACAGACCTCGCTACCCTGCAGACATTTTTGACACAATTATGTCATATCATGAGCAAATCATAACCAGTGGCCATCAACTGGCCGTAGATGTCTGCTGTGGTACTGGACAGTCCACTCTACCCCTGACGAAACTGTTTCACCAA GTGGTTGGTGTGGATGTAAGCGAGGACCAGATAGAAAACATGCCCAAGGGAATACCCAATCTGACAACGTATGTTGGACTCGCTGAGGATTTGAACATGATTGAGTCTGGAACTGTTGACCTCGTCACCATCGCCACTGGACTTCACTGGGTCAACACGAAAAA GTTTTTACTGGAAGCCAAACGTGTATTGAAGCCTGGAGGAACTTTTGCAGCCTACACCTGGCTGATGGACCAGTTGGATGATGCCGAAGCTAACAAATATTACAGACAG gCTTTCGCACTATTCAAAGACTACTATACATCAAGGCCAATGCTTGCCATGGAGAAATATCAGTCAATAGAGTTTCCATTTAATAACATACGaag gtttgATATCCCAATGAGAGAAGAGATGAGCATTGATCAGTTTGTAGGCTGCATCCAATCCATCCATGCCACCAACTTGTACTACCAAGATCATCCTGGCACCACCGTTCTGGAGGAGATACGCTCAAA AATGACGTCACTACTGAGTGCTGATGGGAAGAGAGATACTGAGGTCAAAGTTCAAATGaccaaacattttttcttgCTGCTTGGAAGAAACAAATAA
- the LOC129928414 gene encoding uncharacterized protein LOC129928414, protein MCGELLGSTFRQPKHSSPDVGGYEMRLANRFDTNANTTDVNAKTTNTNANTTNTNANTTNTNANTTNVNAKTTNVNAKTTNTNANTTNTNANTTNTNANTTITNANTTNTNANTTNTNANTTNTNANTTNTNANTTSTNANTTNTNANTTNTNAYTTNTNANTTSTNANTTNTNANTTNTNANTTSTNANTTSTNANTTNTNANTTSTNANTTNTNANTTNTNANTTNTNANTTNTNANTTNTNANTTNTNANTTNTNDILYLFSHIRMALD, encoded by the exons atgtgtggagagctgctgGGGTCTACCTTCAGGCAACCAAAACACTCCAGCCCTGATGTAGGAGGCTATGAGATGAGACT GGCAAATCGATTCGATACCAACGCTAACACAACCGATGTCAACGCTAAGACAACCAATACCAACGCTAACACAACCAATACCAACGCTAACACAACCAATACCAACGCTAACACAACCAATGTCAACGCTAAGACAACCAATGTCAACGCTAAGACAACCAATACCAACGCTAACACAACCAATACCAACGCTAACACAACCAATACCAACGCTAACACAACCATTACCAACGCTAACACAACCAATACCAACGCTAACACAACCAATACCAACGCTAACACAACCAATACCAACGCTAACACAACCAATACCAACGCTAACACAACCAGTACCAACGCTAACACAACCAATACCAACGCTAACACAACCAATACCAACGCTTACACAACCAATACCAACGCTAACACAACCAGTACCAACGCTAACACAACCAATACCAACGCTAACACAACCAATACCAACGCTAACACAACCAGTACCAACGCTAACACAACCAGTACCAACGCTAACACAACCAATACCAACGCTAACACAACCAGTACCAACGCTAACACAACCAATACCAACGCTAACACAACCAATACCAACGCTAACACAACCAATACCAACGCTAACACAACCAATACCAACGCGAACACAACCAATACCAACGCTAACACAACCAATACCAACGCTAACACAACCAATACCAACGACATCTTGTATTTGTTTAGTCACATCCGTATGGCACTAGACTAg